The Candidatus Nomurabacteria bacterium DNA segment CGGCGCTTTTTCAGGAAATAATTCAAGAGTGATACTGCCATAATTAGTTTGCAGTGTAATTATCGGATTCTCTTTAGAGGTTGGTAATGGGTCCCTATCAACTGAGTAGTTATTGTGCCACACCCAAATAGCTAAAACAACCACGGCGAAGACAACAAACTTTAGATTTTTATTCATCGCTCTATTTCCTCCAGGGATTGATGCCCCTCAACATGTCCTTAATTTTCCGACCACCTCGACGTAAAAGCGTATGCCTTTTTTCACTCGAATTCTTCACCTCGCCAATCACCCCATCTTTAACGATCTCGATCGCGGCATAAAGATCCTCAGCCGTGTGATCAAAGTAGAAATGTTGGCCACTGGAATGAAGATTGATCTCGGCCCGAAAAATGTCTCCATGTTTATGGTGTTGAGTTGTTTTACCGACCTCAATCTCGGCCCGAGCATTACCGCCCCGAGAACCTAAAAACTTTTCCACTTGAGAAAATTTCTCATGGAGATGGGACTCGATTGCCGGCGTCAATTCCATGCCGGTCACCTTAATATTCATTTTCATAAACTAATTATAGCAATAACCGCGATAATTAGTAAAATCTGAAGAAGTGGCCCAAAAACTGGTCTACTGTCTAAGCGTAAGTCGCTGTGAATCCAGATATGGAAAGACTGGAGCCAACGCAAGGGTCGCCAACGAAGTTTGAAGTAAGCAAACTGGAGAAAGTCAGGAAAGATTGCTCCGGCGGCAGCCCAAAAGGAAAGCTGAAAAATATAAACGAATATAAATCCAATCAGAATATCCAAAGTAATCTTAGCAATGTCGTGTTTAAAATATTTTGACGAAATATTCATATCGACATCTAGAGCCGCACCAATCTTGGCACCCAACGGATAGTCCCAGTGCGGAATAGCATCAAGAATAAAGTGAGAAAGAAAACCGGCGGAAAAAGCCAGGGACGGATTACCGATTACTTGACCAATCGCACCACCTACTACCGCATGAGTGACAAGAATCATATTGTCTATTTAAACTCAACCTGCCCGTCAGGATTACAAACAGGACAAGATTCGGATAGTACTCTGGTCTTACCAAAAGCCAACAAAGCCTTGTGCATAGGCAAAATGGAATAAAAATACCTAAAATCAGCTAGGCGACGAAAACACCAGCCAAGCCAACCATAGATGGTTAGGTGGCCGAGGGATGTGGCGGCCCAACCAGGACCAACAGGAACTGAGGTAAATGGTTTCTCGGGTCTATATTTCGGCAATAATTTCCCATTGACCAGACTGGAAATCGCACGAGCAACATATCGGCCGTTACTTACTGCAGTTTGGGCCATACCGGGATACAGCATCGCCGCCGAATCGCCAATCACAAAAACATTGGGATAATTTTTGACTCGCAAAGTTTCATCAACGATAACTCTCCCCTTTTTATCAAACTCCAACCCGATTACGCCCGCAAGCAGAGAATTATTCTTCACGCCAGCAGTCCAAATTATCGTTTTCGCCTGAATCGACATGTCCTTCAGTTTAATCTCTCCCACTTCCTCACTCATCAGAGTCCGATTCAAAAATATATTGACTCCCAGACCGTGTAGTCTAACCTTAACTTGCTCGGAAATACTTGGCGATAAAATAGGCAAAAGCCGTGGCGCGGCCTCGATTAAATCAATTGTAATAAGTGTGGGGTCCAGTCCATGTTTCTGGGCCAAAACCTTACTGTAAACAGCCAGTTCCCCCGCTAATTCCACACCAGAAGCGCCACCACCAACCACCACCAAGTGGCTACCGCAAACCTTAGACTCGTTATCCTGCTCTGACGCACAAGTGTGGAAAAGTTCGTGCAGGTGATGTTTCAAACGTAGCGCTTCTGAAATTGATTTGAAGCCAAAGGAGAATTCCGGCAAACCGCCGATACCAAAATAACTTGTCTCACTACCAAGAGCGATGACCAGGTAGTCAAAACTATATCTCGAACCAGACTCGCCACTCAAAACTTTTCCAGCTAAATCAATCCTATTTACCCGATCACGCAATATATCAACTGGCGTATTAAGAAAGATTTCCCTAAGTGGGACACAAACCTGCAGCGGAGAACGTCCAGTGACAACACGATAGAGCGCCGCATGATATTCAAAGTGCGGCAAATCGCTGATCAATTGAATCCTTACGTCGGGTAAATTCTGCTTCGCTAAATCAAGGGCGGCCCTGATGCCGCCAAATCCACCGCCCAGAATCACGATTTTCATTTTTTTATTATAGCAAGAGAAAGCCGCTTCCGTATATTCGAGTGAATATCGTGAAGCGGCCCGAGATTGGGGAAAAAACTTTGTCTCTGTTCAACATTGTCCGCGCCTTCCTTTTTGAAACTCCGCCCAAGCTGATTCAAAGATTTCTTGTGCCCTCACTTCGTCCGACGGAATATCCCTCGGATTAAAGGGCAGTCCATACAACTTCCGCATAATCGCCTCTCCCTGTCTCGTCAAACCAGCACGTTGGGCCGCCTCAACAAACTCTTTTTCACTCATTCTAATCACCTCCTTTCGGTGTATTTGAGAGAGAAGAGCTAATACCACTTCCAGTTTAACTCCAATAGAGGTTACGTCAAGGCTGAGGCATTATTTCCAGAGTTGTAATAGTAATCCGAAAATGATGAAAAGGACTAGCTGGTATCCCGCTTGAATGAGAAAACGAGCCCACTTCTGTTTGGATGGTTCGCTGGTCCACATCGCACACCCAGCAACAGTTGGCATGATAAATGCCGCCCAAACCAAGAAACTCACTGATATTCCGCTAAAAGCATTAGCATTATTCACCAGAATCGCCAACACTAATACCTGAAACAGGGTTAGGAAAAACTGCACCACATACAATGGGCCAGCACTTTTTTGCATCTGCCTTCTTGTTTCTAAATCTACTTCGCTAGCACCAACAATCTCAAGCCATTTTTTCCCAAAAAGTGGCCCATACCAAATTGCGCCAACAAC contains these protein-coding regions:
- a CDS encoding NAD(P)/FAD-dependent oxidoreductase, producing the protein MKIVILGGGFGGIRAALDLAKQNLPDVRIQLISDLPHFEYHAALYRVVTGRSPLQVCVPLREIFLNTPVDILRDRVNRIDLAGKVLSGESGSRYSFDYLVIALGSETSYFGIGGLPEFSFGFKSISEALRLKHHLHELFHTCASEQDNESKVCGSHLVVVGGGASGVELAGELAVYSKVLAQKHGLDPTLITIDLIEAAPRLLPILSPSISEQVKVRLHGLGVNIFLNRTLMSEEVGEIKLKDMSIQAKTIIWTAGVKNNSLLAGVIGLEFDKKGRVIVDETLRVKNYPNVFVIGDSAAMLYPGMAQTAVSNGRYVARAISSLVNGKLLPKYRPEKPFTSVPVGPGWAATSLGHLTIYGWLGWCFRRLADFRYFYSILPMHKALLAFGKTRVLSESCPVCNPDGQVEFK
- a CDS encoding DUF1761 domain-containing protein — encoded protein: MTVNYLAVLVGAVLSMVVGAIWYGPLFGKKWLEIVGASEVDLETRRQMQKSAGPLYVVQFFLTLFQVLVLAILVNNANAFSGISVSFLVWAAFIMPTVAGCAMWTSEPSKQKWARFLIQAGYQLVLFIIFGLLLQLWK
- a CDS encoding ribosome-associated translation inhibitor RaiA, encoding MKMNIKVTGMELTPAIESHLHEKFSQVEKFLGSRGGNARAEIEVGKTTQHHKHGDIFRAEINLHSSGQHFYFDHTAEDLYAAIEIVKDGVIGEVKNSSEKRHTLLRRGGRKIKDMLRGINPWRK